A part of Nocardioides sp. WS12 genomic DNA contains:
- a CDS encoding nuclear transport factor 2 family protein, translating into MITSDAIVWNAPNDPHPARAASQRSYSAVAKGDLAEWLTAYAEDAVIEDPVGPSMFDPEGAGHRGHAGISAFWDKAIASIAKFEFTISDSFANPGSNTCANIGQIRTTFPDGSSAVTDLIMVYVIHDDGRVKSMKAFWEPDRTMASFTSA; encoded by the coding sequence ATGATCACCTCCGACGCCATCGTCTGGAACGCGCCGAACGACCCGCACCCGGCCCGCGCCGCCTCCCAGCGTTCGTACTCCGCCGTCGCCAAGGGCGATCTGGCCGAGTGGCTGACCGCCTACGCCGAGGACGCCGTCATCGAGGACCCCGTCGGTCCGTCGATGTTCGACCCCGAGGGCGCGGGTCACCGCGGCCACGCCGGCATCTCGGCCTTCTGGGACAAGGCGATCGCGTCCATCGCGAAGTTCGAGTTCACGATCAGCGACTCGTTCGCGAACCCGGGCAGCAACACCTGCGCCAACATCGGCCAGATCCGGACGACGTTCCCGGACGGCTCGTCCGCAGTGACCGACCTGATCATGGTCTACGTCATCCACGACGACGGCCGCGTGAAGTCGATGAAGGCGTTCTGGGAGCCCGACCGCACGATGGCCAGTTTCACCTCGGCCTGA
- a CDS encoding SGNH/GDSL hydrolase family protein, whose product MTFQKYVALGDSFTEGVGDPDDTRPNGLRGWADRTAEVLAADAAAAGADFGYANLAIRGRKLPAIVAEQVDEALALGPDLVTIHGGGNDVLRPKVDLDALAADYNAAVARLKASGAHVVMFTIADPRDSGVFKLMRGRFAIFNEWVREIAESHDATVVDMWRMRGWAHAEVFDEDRLHLNPVGHQQIAMAVLDALRIPHTLEPLAPIELPVLSSREQRQANLAWARTHVAPWVHRRVTGRSSGDTVEPKRPALAPIG is encoded by the coding sequence GTGACTTTCCAGAAGTACGTCGCCCTCGGCGACTCGTTCACCGAAGGCGTCGGTGACCCCGACGACACCCGTCCCAACGGCCTGCGCGGCTGGGCGGACCGCACGGCCGAGGTGCTCGCGGCCGATGCCGCCGCGGCCGGTGCCGACTTCGGCTACGCCAACCTCGCGATCCGCGGCCGCAAGCTGCCCGCGATCGTCGCCGAGCAGGTCGATGAAGCACTCGCCCTGGGGCCCGATCTCGTCACGATCCACGGGGGCGGCAACGACGTACTCCGGCCCAAGGTCGACCTCGATGCCCTCGCGGCCGATTACAACGCAGCCGTCGCGCGCCTGAAGGCCTCGGGCGCGCACGTCGTCATGTTCACCATCGCCGACCCGCGCGACAGTGGCGTGTTCAAGTTGATGCGCGGCCGGTTCGCGATCTTCAACGAGTGGGTGCGCGAGATCGCCGAGAGCCACGACGCCACGGTCGTCGACATGTGGCGGATGCGCGGCTGGGCGCACGCCGAGGTCTTCGACGAGGATCGCCTGCACCTCAACCCCGTCGGTCACCAACAGATCGCGATGGCGGTGCTGGACGCGCTGCGGATCCCGCACACCCTCGAGCCGCTCGCGCCGATCGAACTGCCGGTGCTGTCCTCGCGGGAACAGCGGCAGGCCAACCTCGCCTGGGCCCGCACCCACGTCGCGCCCTGGGTGCACCGCCGCGTCACGGGCCGATCGTCCGGCGACACCGTCGAACCGAAGCGTCCCGCCCTCGCGCCCATCGGGTAG
- a CDS encoding DUF2461 domain-containing protein yields the protein MAEFTGFPEAALDFYDDLEVDNTKSFWEAHKDVYATEVKAPMVALTDALAQEFGAAKVFRPYRDVRFAKDKTPYKNHQGAFVGVGPATGWYVEVAAPGVRVGGGVYEMAGERLAAMREAMADDKTGPALARILGDLERGGFGIAGDRLKTVPRGYDKEHPRIDLLRMKTVLGMREYGFEPFIHTADLLDRVREDWRRLRPLVNWIAEATA from the coding sequence ATGGCTGAGTTCACCGGCTTCCCCGAAGCTGCCCTCGACTTCTATGACGACCTCGAGGTCGACAACACGAAGTCCTTCTGGGAGGCGCACAAGGACGTCTACGCGACCGAGGTGAAGGCGCCGATGGTGGCGCTGACCGATGCGCTCGCGCAGGAGTTCGGCGCGGCCAAGGTGTTCCGCCCGTACCGCGACGTCCGCTTCGCCAAGGACAAGACGCCGTACAAGAACCACCAGGGTGCGTTCGTCGGCGTCGGCCCCGCGACGGGTTGGTACGTCGAGGTGGCCGCGCCGGGCGTGCGGGTCGGTGGCGGGGTCTACGAGATGGCGGGGGAGCGGCTGGCCGCGATGCGCGAAGCGATGGCCGACGACAAGACCGGTCCGGCCCTGGCGCGGATCCTGGGCGACCTCGAGCGGGGCGGCTTCGGGATCGCGGGCGACCGATTGAAGACCGTGCCGCGCGGCTACGACAAGGAGCACCCGCGGATCGACCTGCTGCGGATGAAGACCGTCCTCGGCATGCGGGAGTACGGCTTCGAACCGTTCATCCACACCGCCGACCTGCTCGACCGGGTGCGTGAGGACTGGCGCCGGCTGCGTCCGCTGGTCAACTGGATCGCGGAGGCCACGGCCTGA
- the dcd gene encoding dCTP deaminase produces MLLSDRDISAELDAGRIALDPYDPSMLQPSSVDVRLDRFFRVFENHRYPHIDPAEDQSDLTREIEPIGDEPFILHPGEFVLGSTYEVVTLPDDVAARLEGKSSLGRLGLLTHSTAGFIDPGFSGHVTLELANVANLPIKLWPGMKIGQVCFFRLSSAAEHPYGSEKYGSRYQGQRGPTPSRSFQSFHRTKI; encoded by the coding sequence GTGCTGCTCAGCGACCGCGACATCTCGGCAGAACTCGACGCCGGCCGAATCGCCCTGGACCCCTACGACCCCTCGATGCTGCAACCGTCGTCCGTCGACGTGCGGCTCGACCGGTTCTTCCGGGTGTTCGAGAACCACCGCTACCCGCACATCGACCCCGCCGAGGACCAGTCGGACCTGACGCGCGAGATCGAGCCGATCGGCGACGAGCCGTTCATCCTGCACCCGGGCGAGTTCGTGCTCGGCTCGACCTACGAGGTCGTCACGCTCCCCGACGACGTCGCCGCGCGCCTCGAGGGCAAGTCCTCGCTCGGCCGCCTCGGCCTGCTGACGCACTCGACGGCCGGCTTCATCGACCCCGGCTTCTCGGGTCATGTGACCCTCGAGCTCGCGAACGTCGCCAACCTGCCGATCAAGTTGTGGCCCGGTATGAAGATCGGCCAGGTCTGCTTCTTCCGCCTCTCCTCGGCCGCCGAGCACCCCTACGGCTCCGAGAAGTATGGGTCCCGCTACCAGGGCCAGCGCGGCCCGACCCCGTCGCGCTCGTTCCAGAGCTTCCACCGCACCAAGATCTGA
- a CDS encoding DUF3592 domain-containing protein — MSEPGPPPFTFEPRPFRPFWVVTAQLLLLVGGVAAGYGIGCTVIDGYGDGPASYIAGDEAGLATIGGGVAAVLGLLTWSLIVDQYPLQFGLWHALGTFGLASALGQLFAVVELDVEGRYVVAAIISGVVGAAALLVGGARVAARRKRFAHEVALIARGVPVDATVVDPGWEPDDFDEASNVITTSTFRYVGADGTSYVVRRRVTIPSRAPIEKGQHTTVWYDPDDPLNDKAIVVGIQHALRWNVPVPVPGRAARHG, encoded by the coding sequence ATGTCCGAACCGGGACCTCCCCCCTTCACGTTCGAACCGCGCCCCTTTCGGCCCTTCTGGGTCGTGACGGCGCAGTTGCTGCTGCTGGTCGGTGGCGTGGCCGCGGGCTACGGCATCGGGTGCACGGTCATCGACGGGTACGGCGACGGCCCGGCGTCGTACATCGCGGGTGACGAGGCGGGTCTGGCCACCATCGGCGGCGGCGTCGCCGCCGTGCTCGGCCTGCTGACCTGGTCGCTGATCGTGGACCAGTACCCGCTCCAGTTCGGCCTGTGGCACGCGCTGGGGACGTTCGGCCTGGCTTCCGCGCTCGGCCAGTTGTTCGCGGTGGTCGAGCTCGACGTCGAAGGCCGGTACGTCGTCGCGGCCATCATCTCGGGGGTCGTCGGAGCCGCGGCACTGCTCGTGGGCGGCGCCCGGGTTGCTGCACGTCGCAAGAGGTTCGCGCACGAGGTGGCGCTGATCGCGCGGGGCGTGCCGGTCGACGCGACCGTCGTCGATCCCGGTTGGGAGCCGGACGACTTCGACGAGGCGAGCAACGTGATCACCACCAGCACGTTCCGCTACGTGGGGGCGGACGGGACGTCGTACGTCGTGCGTCGGCGGGTGACGATCCCGTCGCGTGCCCCGATCGAGAAGGGGCAGCACACGACGGTCTGGTACGACCCCGACGACCCGCTGAACGACAAGGCCATCGTCGTCGGCATCCAGCACGCGCTGCGCTGGAACGTCCCGGTCCCCGTCCCTGGCAGGGCTGCCCGGCATGGCTGA